Proteins from a single region of Candidatus Binatia bacterium:
- the glpK gene encoding glycerol kinase: MDSVLLAIDAGSTGVRALVVDREGTIRGRAYREVSSDHPKPGWVELDPVLLWAATREVVERALDEAKVRRREIGALGVANQRATALLWDRRTGEPLYRAIGWQDLRTAGRVEELLREGIYTNTLASATKVEWLLRHVPGADERARRGEVCFGTLDSWLAWNLSGRGAHVTDASNASCTGLYDYLSGGWDPNVLEALAIPQEILPEIRASSEIVASCPSFDAPLAALAGDQQAAMFGLLRHRPGDLKVTFGTSAMCDIHTGSLPAFPSRGSYPLVLWQLGGDRSFCLEGTVLTAGAAVQWLRDALGLLASPEESSRLASSVPDTGGVWFVPAFQGLGTPHMDARARAVLGGLSRATTRAQIVRALLEGVAFRCREVLHSLVEAAGTRLPAVLRVDGGAAANDFLLQTVADLVGIAVERPKCLEGTALGASYLAGLAVGIWKSAEELRHVWNLGARFEPRSRPEEVQERVAAWTRRLDAVRAAEAS; this comes from the coding sequence GTGGACTCGGTCCTTCTGGCTATCGACGCGGGGTCGACAGGGGTCCGGGCGCTGGTCGTGGACAGGGAGGGCACGATTCGGGGTCGCGCCTACCGCGAGGTCTCGAGTGACCACCCGAAGCCCGGATGGGTGGAACTCGATCCCGTGCTTCTCTGGGCGGCCACGCGGGAAGTGGTGGAGAGGGCACTGGATGAAGCCAAGGTCCGGAGGAGAGAAATCGGCGCGCTGGGTGTCGCCAACCAGAGGGCCACGGCACTGCTGTGGGACCGACGAACCGGGGAGCCGCTTTACCGGGCGATCGGCTGGCAAGACTTGAGGACCGCCGGGCGGGTGGAGGAGCTTTTGCGGGAAGGCATTTACACGAACACGCTGGCGAGCGCGACCAAGGTGGAGTGGCTCCTCCGGCACGTGCCTGGGGCCGACGAAAGAGCCCGGCGAGGGGAAGTCTGCTTCGGCACGCTGGATAGCTGGCTTGCGTGGAACCTTTCCGGGCGGGGGGCGCACGTCACCGACGCATCCAACGCGTCGTGCACCGGGCTTTACGACTACTTGTCCGGGGGCTGGGACCCGAACGTGCTCGAGGCTCTGGCGATCCCGCAAGAAATCCTCCCCGAGATCCGGGCGTCGAGCGAGATCGTGGCTTCCTGCCCGTCGTTCGACGCTCCCCTGGCAGCTCTCGCAGGGGACCAGCAGGCAGCCATGTTCGGTCTTTTGCGCCACCGGCCCGGCGACCTCAAGGTGACCTTCGGCACCTCGGCCATGTGCGACATCCACACGGGCTCGCTGCCGGCCTTTCCGTCCCGTGGCTCCTACCCGCTCGTTCTCTGGCAACTCGGCGGGGACAGGAGTTTTTGCCTCGAGGGCACGGTGCTCACGGCGGGCGCTGCCGTACAGTGGCTCAGGGACGCGCTCGGACTTCTCGCCTCTCCGGAGGAGTCGTCGCGGCTTGCGTCCTCGGTGCCCGATACGGGAGGTGTCTGGTTCGTGCCGGCTTTTCAGGGCCTCGGGACCCCCCACATGGATGCCCGGGCCAGAGCGGTTCTCGGCGGGCTTTCCAGGGCTACGACGCGGGCTCAGATCGTTCGGGCTCTCCTCGAAGGCGTCGCATTCCGCTGCCGCGAGGTCCTGCATTCCCTCGTCGAGGCCGCGGGAACCCGACTCCCTGCGGTGCTTCGTGTCGACGGAGGTGCCGCCGCGAACGATTTCCTCCTGCAGACCGTGGCCGACCTGGTCGGGATCGCGGTCGAGCGTCCGAAGTGCCTAGAAGGGACCGCCTTGGGCGCGTCCTACCTGGCCGGCCTGGCCGTGGGGATCTGGAAGAGCGCCGAGGAGCTCCGCCACGTCTGGAATCTCGGAGCCCGCTTCGAGCCGCGTTCGAGACCCGAGGAGGTGCAAGAGCGGGTGGCCGCATGGACGCGCCGACTCGATGCTGTGCGTGCCGCCGAGGCGAGTTGA
- a CDS encoding alkyldihydroxyacetonephosphate synthase — translation MLEKDRVRRDLVDLLGPERVSWDPEVLRAHECDWWSLARLRRLRGRLVPPLCVVFPETVEHVCSVLRYASGAKVPVVPFGGGSGVCGGVLPDAGSVVLDLRRGMGRFLDLDEISLVARVQAGLLGSELEAELNERGYTCGHFPQSIALSTVGGWVATRASGQFSTRYGSIEDRLVALEVVLPSGQVLATRRAPRSSTGPDLRNLFLGSEGTLGVVTEVTLGVFPLPACRAGTSFLFSDMQSGLEAIREILRAGWRPPVLRLYDRDETARHFPESGQGCLLLVLSEGPGELVQAEVSASREAASRRGAVEKGFGPVERWLAERNNVPGFETFLEKGFVLDTIEVAALWDRVSDLYHRVTASLRAVPGVVVASGHSSHSYTTGTCLYFTFAARPESPEGAEALYERCWSAAMRAALDCGGTISHHHGIGRVRRAWLREELGVGTTVLSRLKDALDPAGILNPGVLLPE, via the coding sequence ATGCTTGAAAAGGATCGGGTTCGCCGCGACCTCGTCGACCTGCTCGGGCCGGAGCGCGTGAGCTGGGATCCCGAGGTCCTCCGCGCCCACGAGTGCGACTGGTGGTCGCTGGCCCGGCTGCGGCGGCTGCGAGGACGGCTCGTGCCGCCGCTCTGCGTGGTGTTTCCCGAGACCGTCGAGCACGTGTGCTCCGTTCTTCGCTATGCCAGCGGGGCGAAGGTGCCCGTCGTGCCTTTCGGGGGCGGCTCGGGGGTGTGCGGTGGCGTTCTGCCGGACGCGGGGTCCGTGGTGCTCGACCTTCGGCGGGGCATGGGGCGCTTTCTCGATCTCGACGAGATCTCTCTCGTGGCGAGGGTGCAGGCCGGTTTGCTCGGGTCGGAGCTCGAAGCGGAACTGAACGAAAGAGGGTACACCTGCGGGCATTTTCCTCAGTCCATCGCGCTCTCGACGGTGGGAGGGTGGGTGGCCACGCGCGCTTCGGGGCAGTTCTCCACGCGCTACGGGTCCATCGAGGATCGCTTGGTCGCTCTCGAAGTCGTGCTTCCTTCCGGTCAGGTTCTCGCCACGCGCAGGGCTCCGCGTTCCTCGACGGGGCCGGACCTGCGGAACCTTTTTCTCGGCAGCGAAGGCACGCTGGGAGTCGTGACCGAGGTCACGCTCGGGGTTTTTCCGCTCCCTGCCTGCCGCGCGGGCACATCTTTTCTTTTTTCCGACATGCAGAGCGGTCTCGAGGCCATCCGGGAGATACTCCGGGCTGGTTGGCGGCCTCCGGTCCTTCGACTTTACGATCGGGACGAAACGGCGCGGCACTTCCCGGAGTCGGGCCAGGGCTGCCTTCTTCTGGTGCTTTCGGAGGGGCCGGGGGAGCTCGTGCAGGCGGAGGTCTCGGCGAGTCGCGAGGCGGCTTCGAGGCGCGGGGCCGTCGAGAAGGGGTTCGGTCCGGTGGAGAGGTGGCTCGCCGAGCGAAACAACGTCCCCGGGTTCGAAACGTTCCTCGAGAAAGGCTTCGTGCTCGATACGATCGAAGTCGCCGCCCTCTGGGACCGTGTTTCCGACCTCTACCACAGGGTCACGGCGTCTCTCAGAGCGGTTCCGGGCGTGGTCGTTGCGAGCGGACACAGTTCCCACTCCTACACGACGGGAACCTGCCTCTATTTCACCTTCGCCGCGCGGCCGGAATCGCCCGAGGGCGCCGAAGCCCTCTACGAGCGTTGCTGGAGTGCCGCAATGCGGGCGGCGCTCGATTGCGGTGGCACCATCTCGCACCACCACGGGATCGGACGCGTGCGTCGTGCCTGGCTGCGGGAGGAGCTCGGTGTGGGTACGACCGTCCTTTCGCGGCTCAAGGACGCTCTGGACCCGGCCGGCATCTTGAATCCAGGGGTCTTGCTCCCGGAGTAA
- the prfB gene encoding peptide chain release factor 2, producing MPPSSKPSGGIFDVAGKEVRLRELDRLASEADFWADPDRAQGVLRERASLSAALESWRKQKENLEEAAVYLELAEEGDEEASSEAARKLAEVEGALERLELERLLGGEHDAGNAIVAIHPGAGGLEAQDWAEMLLRMYLRWAERRGFRTEILEYQPGEGAGIKSATFTVEGPYAYGYLRGEAGVHRLVRISPFDANARRHTSFASVFVYPEIEEDVEVEINEADLRIDTFRASGAGGQHVNKTDSAVRITHIPTGIVVACQNERSQHKNRATAMKILRARLYELERQKQREKLEALHQTKREIAFGSQIRSYVLHPYRMVKDHRTGVEVGNADAVLDGELDAFIEAYLHKAAGEAEAPRP from the coding sequence TTGCCTCCAAGCTCGAAGCCTTCGGGAGGCATCTTTGACGTCGCGGGGAAGGAGGTCCGGCTTCGCGAACTCGACCGGCTGGCGTCCGAGGCGGACTTCTGGGCCGACCCGGATCGGGCCCAGGGCGTACTCCGGGAGCGGGCTTCGCTTTCTGCGGCGCTCGAGAGCTGGCGGAAACAAAAGGAGAACCTCGAGGAAGCGGCCGTCTACCTGGAGCTCGCCGAGGAGGGAGACGAGGAGGCATCGAGCGAGGCGGCAAGGAAGCTCGCGGAGGTCGAGGGCGCGCTCGAAAGACTCGAGCTAGAGCGCCTTCTCGGTGGCGAGCACGACGCGGGGAATGCGATCGTCGCCATCCACCCCGGGGCGGGAGGGCTGGAAGCGCAAGACTGGGCGGAGATGCTCCTGCGCATGTATCTCCGCTGGGCCGAGAGGCGGGGCTTTCGCACCGAGATCCTCGAGTACCAACCCGGGGAAGGAGCGGGAATCAAGAGCGCCACGTTCACGGTCGAGGGCCCCTACGCCTACGGCTACTTGCGGGGCGAAGCGGGCGTCCACCGCCTGGTCCGCATCTCGCCCTTCGACGCGAACGCCCGCCGCCATACCTCGTTCGCGTCCGTCTTCGTCTACCCGGAGATCGAGGAAGACGTCGAGGTCGAAATCAACGAAGCCGACCTCCGGATCGACACCTTCCGCGCGAGCGGCGCGGGCGGGCAACACGTGAACAAAACCGACTCGGCCGTCCGCATCACGCACATCCCGACCGGCATCGTGGTCGCCTGTCAGAACGAACGGTCGCAACACAAGAACCGCGCGACGGCCATGAAGATCCTCAGGGCTCGGCTCTACGAACTCGAACGGCAGAAGCAGCGGGAAAAACTCGAGGCGCTGCACCAGACCAAGCGAGAGATCGCCTTCGGGAGCCAGATCCGCTCCTACGTCCTCCACCCTTATCGCATGGTGAAGGACCACCGCACGGGTGTCGAGGTCGGTAACGCGGACGCCGTGCTCGACGGAGAGCTCGACGCCTTCATCGAGGCCTATCTACACAAGGCGGCCGGGGAGGCCGAAGCGCCCCGACCTTGA